One Pygocentrus nattereri isolate fPygNat1 chromosome 12, fPygNat1.pri, whole genome shotgun sequence DNA window includes the following coding sequences:
- the LOC108413166 gene encoding lysophosphatidic acid receptor 1-A-like: MAGMDNTNVPVCYYNQTAMFFYNLSGRDLIVEEQHYRSVGFFIGVLLTGVSIIFLNGLVLTAIVINRRLHYPFYYLLGNLAVTDLCVGISYLVITCLSGVWTSTVSTSQWFFRQGLIDTSLMASLMNLMAIALERQQTIFTMQLHSKMTNQRIILLIVAVWIMAILIGLSPVMGWNCLCDLSSCSETLPLFSRSYVLTISILSLLIMFIVVILYTCICVYVWKKSRRMTEHTSRDQSKGTVVSLMNTVLLILGCFVLCWTPALLLLLLDGLHHVPQKLLVVESFILTLVACNSLVNPIIYTYRDQDVRTTFKCIFCCFCVAYQQRVN; encoded by the exons ATGGCCGGCATGGATAACACCAATGTTCCTGTATGCTATTACAACCAGACAGCAATGTTCTTCTACAATTTGAGTGGGAGGGACCTAATCGTAGAAGAGCAGCACTACAGATCAGTGGGATTTTTCATCGGTGTGTTGCTCACTGGTGTCTCCATCATCTTCCTCAATGGTTTGGTTCTCACGGCCATCGTTATAAACCGCCGGTTACATTACCCTTTCTATTATTTGCTGGGGAACCTGGCTGTGACTGACCTGTGCGTTGGGATCTCTTACCTTGTCATAACGTGCCTGTCTGGCGTCTGGACCTCAACAGTATCAACAAGCCAGTGGTTCTTCCGACAG GGTTTGATTGACACCAGTTTAATGGCGTCCCTGATGAACCTGATGGCCATCGCGCTGGAGAGGCAGCAGACCATCTTCACCATGCAGCTTCACAGCAAAATGACCAACCAACGCATCATCCTGCTTATCGTTGCCGTCTGGATCATGGCCATCCTGATTGGCCTGTCGCCGGTTATGGGATGGAACTGTCTATGTGATCTGAGCTCCTGCTCCGAGACGCTGCCATTATTCAGTCGCAGCTATGTCTTGACCATCTCTATACTGAGCCTGCTGATCATGTTCATAGTAGTCATTCTCTACACGTGCATCTGTGTGTACGTGTGGAAGAAAAGCAGACGAATGACGGAGCACACTTCACGGGACCAAAGTAAAGGAACCGTGGTCAGCCTGATGAACACTGTGCTACTCATACTAG gatgttttgttctgtgctggactccagccttgctgttgctgttgctggACGGCCTGCATCATGTTCCACAGAAATTGCTGGTGGTTGAATCATTCATTTTAACTCTGGTGGCTTGTAACTCATTGGTAAACCCCATCATCTACACATACCGGGACCAGGATGTTCGTActacttttaaatgtattttctgctGCTTTTGTGTGGCCTACCAGCAGAGGGTGAACTAA